A window of the Hevea brasiliensis isolate MT/VB/25A 57/8 chromosome 6, ASM3005281v1, whole genome shotgun sequence genome harbors these coding sequences:
- the LOC131168860 gene encoding uncharacterized protein LOC131168860 isoform X1 gives MLSTVVSSLIFINHRGLIEIIPESIRNLWNEWELRGAVMVSLSIQMVLIVLGNRRKYIARDWLAIVLWLVYLSADWIVNVSLGVLSNMESTNKNGLPDPKYVIMSFWAPFLLLHLGGPDTITAYSMEDNELWIRQLLGLTVKFGGAFYVLLRSWMGSPFNFLALPMFIVAIIKCGERTWALQFASTDQFRKSMLHRPDPGHSYAKFMDNYASLIAEGYNVSLEPVIDEASIVLGQSCKAVENSIVPDAAILHDAAYCFKTFKRLFADLILSYQDLKSSRSLFHDEHMTWEKAFKVIEIELGFMYNLLYTKAIVIHDYRGSFLRTISLSSTIFALIAFFIIDKPSYSRNDKIITCVLLFAAIALQVYEMIVLLSSDLTLLWLSKHKNLLVDLIYKTICYIQSWLQPFYITPSVNKRWSNCIAKFNLIRICLDDKPIMFSGIFRFSCIYEMPEKRHFKVLDAVSPDLKKLVFEQLLVKSRNELDISISRQLCAQRGDQVLREMGCFDKIGWSVKAEFDQSILLWHIATDLCFYLDVNKNSNVIETPICKESKSLAEYMLYLLVMCPFMLPNGIGQIRFQDTCAEAAQFFQEKKDISDENKACTALLEVNTDILPSQVKGDRSKSVLFDASTLAKSLQSLETEEQWTSEKKWEMINRVWIEMLSYAANQCGSNNHAKQLTGGGELLTHVWLLMAHLGITEQFQISKGNARVKLVVS, from the exons ATGCTATCTACTG TTGTTAGCAGTTTGATCTTCATTAACCACAGGGGATTGATTGAAATCATCCCTGAAAGCATACGGAACCTTTGGAATGAATGGGAGCTCCGTGGGGCAGTTATGGTCAGCCTCTCTATTCAGATGGTCTTAATTGTATTGGGAAACCGAAGAAAGTACATTGCCCGAGATTGGCTGGCAATTGTCCTTTGGCTTGTTTACCTGTCGGCAGATTGGATTGTAAATGTTTCACTTGGTGTTCTCTCCAATATGGAATCAACCAATAAAAACGGATTGCCGGATCCAAAGTATGTGATAATGTCATTTTGGGCACCATTTCTTCTTCTGCATCTTGGTGGTCCTGACACCATTACAGCCTATTCAATGGAAGATAATGAATTATGGATAAGGCAATTGCTTGGGCTAACTGTCAAGTTTGGGGGGGCATTTTATGTCTTACTTAGATCATGGATGGGAAGTCCATTTAACTTTCTAGCACTTCCAATGTTCATAGTTGCAATCATCAAGTGTGGGGAGAGGACTTGGGCTCTACAATTTGCAAGTACTGACCAGTTCAGGAAATCCATGCTTCATCGGCCTGATCCAGGACATAGCTATGCTAAATTCATGGATAATTACGCTTCACTAATAGCTGAGGGGTACAACGTATCACTGGAGCCAGTCATTGATGAAGCTTCCATTGTGCTTGGTCAATCTTGTAAAGCTGTAGAAAACAGCATTGTCCCTGACGCTGCAATCTTGCATGATGCTGCATATTGCTTTAAAACTTTCAAGAGGTTATTTGCCGATCTCATCCTCAGCTACCAGGACCTAAAGAGTAGCAGGTCCCTTTTCCATGATGAGCACATGACTTGGGAGAAAGCTTTCAAAGTGATAGAGATTGAGCTTGGATTCATGTACAATTTGCTTTATACCAAGGCAATTGTGATACATGATTATCGCGGCAGCTTTCTTCGTACTATCAGTTTATCTTCTACCATTTTTGCTCTCATAGCCTTTTTTATAATTGATAAGCCTTCTTATTCGAGAAATGACAAAATCATAACTTGTGTGCTACTGTTTGCTGCTATTGCTTTGCAAGTATATGAGATGATTGTTCTACTTTCCTCAgatttgacattactttggctaaGCAAGCACAAAAATCTGTTGGTGGATCTCATCTACAAGACCATCTGCTATATCCAGTCATGGTTGCAACCTTTTTATATTACGCCATCTGTGAACAAGAGATGGTCTAATTGCATTGCAAAATTCAATCTAATAAGAATTTGCCTCGATGATAAGCCAATCATGTTCAGTGGAATCTTCAGGTTCTCATGCATTTATGAGATGCCAGAGAAGCGGCACTTCAAAGTCTTGGATGCTGTCAGCCCCGATTTAAAAAAGCTGGTGTTTGAGCAACTTTTGGTGAAGTCTAGGAATGAACTGGACATAAGCATTTCTAGGCAATTATGTGCTCAAAGGGGTGATCAGGTACTCAGAGAAATGGGTTGTTTTGACAAGATTGGCTGGAGTGTCAAAGCAGAATTTGATCAGAGCATTCTTCTATGGCATATTGCCACGGATCTCTGCTTTTACTTGGATGTAAACAAAAATTCAAATGTAATTGAAACCCCAATATGTAAAGAAAGCAAATCTTTAGCAGAATACATGTTGTATCTTCTAGTTATGTGCCCTTTCATGCTTCCTAATGGGATTGGGCAGATTAGATTTCAAGATACCTGTGCTGAGGCCGCCCAATTTTTTCAAGAAAAAAAGGACATATCAGATGAAAACAAAGCTTGCACTGCATTGCTTGAGGTGAACACTGATATTCTTCCATCTCAAGTGAAAGGAGATAGAAGCAAGTCAGTATTATTCGACGCAAGTACGCTTGCCAAGTCCTTACAATCCTTGGAGACGGAAGAGCAATGGACAAGTGAGAAGAAGTGGGAGATGATAAATCGCGTGTGGATAGAGATGCTTTCTTATGCTGCAAATCAGTGTGGATCAAACAACCATGCCAAGCAACTCACAGGAGGAGGGGAGCTGCTCACTCATGTCTGGCTATTGATGGCTCATCTGGGTATTACTGAACAATTTCAGATTTCTAAAGGCAATGCAAGGGTGAAGTTGGTTGTGAGTTGA
- the LOC131168860 gene encoding uncharacterized protein LOC131168860 isoform X2, whose protein sequence is MPPVVSSLIFINHRGLIEIIPESIRNLWNEWELRGAVMVSLSIQMVLIVLGNRRKYIARDWLAIVLWLVYLSADWIVNVSLGVLSNMESTNKNGLPDPKYVIMSFWAPFLLLHLGGPDTITAYSMEDNELWIRQLLGLTVKFGGAFYVLLRSWMGSPFNFLALPMFIVAIIKCGERTWALQFASTDQFRKSMLHRPDPGHSYAKFMDNYASLIAEGYNVSLEPVIDEASIVLGQSCKAVENSIVPDAAILHDAAYCFKTFKRLFADLILSYQDLKSSRSLFHDEHMTWEKAFKVIEIELGFMYNLLYTKAIVIHDYRGSFLRTISLSSTIFALIAFFIIDKPSYSRNDKIITCVLLFAAIALQVYEMIVLLSSDLTLLWLSKHKNLLVDLIYKTICYIQSWLQPFYITPSVNKRWSNCIAKFNLIRICLDDKPIMFSGIFRFSCIYEMPEKRHFKVLDAVSPDLKKLVFEQLLVKSRNELDISISRQLCAQRGDQVLREMGCFDKIGWSVKAEFDQSILLWHIATDLCFYLDVNKNSNVIETPICKESKSLAEYMLYLLVMCPFMLPNGIGQIRFQDTCAEAAQFFQEKKDISDENKACTALLEVNTDILPSQVKGDRSKSVLFDASTLAKSLQSLETEEQWTSEKKWEMINRVWIEMLSYAANQCGSNNHAKQLTGGGELLTHVWLLMAHLGITEQFQISKGNARVKLVVS, encoded by the coding sequence ATGCCTCCAGTTGTTAGCAGTTTGATCTTCATTAACCACAGGGGATTGATTGAAATCATCCCTGAAAGCATACGGAACCTTTGGAATGAATGGGAGCTCCGTGGGGCAGTTATGGTCAGCCTCTCTATTCAGATGGTCTTAATTGTATTGGGAAACCGAAGAAAGTACATTGCCCGAGATTGGCTGGCAATTGTCCTTTGGCTTGTTTACCTGTCGGCAGATTGGATTGTAAATGTTTCACTTGGTGTTCTCTCCAATATGGAATCAACCAATAAAAACGGATTGCCGGATCCAAAGTATGTGATAATGTCATTTTGGGCACCATTTCTTCTTCTGCATCTTGGTGGTCCTGACACCATTACAGCCTATTCAATGGAAGATAATGAATTATGGATAAGGCAATTGCTTGGGCTAACTGTCAAGTTTGGGGGGGCATTTTATGTCTTACTTAGATCATGGATGGGAAGTCCATTTAACTTTCTAGCACTTCCAATGTTCATAGTTGCAATCATCAAGTGTGGGGAGAGGACTTGGGCTCTACAATTTGCAAGTACTGACCAGTTCAGGAAATCCATGCTTCATCGGCCTGATCCAGGACATAGCTATGCTAAATTCATGGATAATTACGCTTCACTAATAGCTGAGGGGTACAACGTATCACTGGAGCCAGTCATTGATGAAGCTTCCATTGTGCTTGGTCAATCTTGTAAAGCTGTAGAAAACAGCATTGTCCCTGACGCTGCAATCTTGCATGATGCTGCATATTGCTTTAAAACTTTCAAGAGGTTATTTGCCGATCTCATCCTCAGCTACCAGGACCTAAAGAGTAGCAGGTCCCTTTTCCATGATGAGCACATGACTTGGGAGAAAGCTTTCAAAGTGATAGAGATTGAGCTTGGATTCATGTACAATTTGCTTTATACCAAGGCAATTGTGATACATGATTATCGCGGCAGCTTTCTTCGTACTATCAGTTTATCTTCTACCATTTTTGCTCTCATAGCCTTTTTTATAATTGATAAGCCTTCTTATTCGAGAAATGACAAAATCATAACTTGTGTGCTACTGTTTGCTGCTATTGCTTTGCAAGTATATGAGATGATTGTTCTACTTTCCTCAgatttgacattactttggctaaGCAAGCACAAAAATCTGTTGGTGGATCTCATCTACAAGACCATCTGCTATATCCAGTCATGGTTGCAACCTTTTTATATTACGCCATCTGTGAACAAGAGATGGTCTAATTGCATTGCAAAATTCAATCTAATAAGAATTTGCCTCGATGATAAGCCAATCATGTTCAGTGGAATCTTCAGGTTCTCATGCATTTATGAGATGCCAGAGAAGCGGCACTTCAAAGTCTTGGATGCTGTCAGCCCCGATTTAAAAAAGCTGGTGTTTGAGCAACTTTTGGTGAAGTCTAGGAATGAACTGGACATAAGCATTTCTAGGCAATTATGTGCTCAAAGGGGTGATCAGGTACTCAGAGAAATGGGTTGTTTTGACAAGATTGGCTGGAGTGTCAAAGCAGAATTTGATCAGAGCATTCTTCTATGGCATATTGCCACGGATCTCTGCTTTTACTTGGATGTAAACAAAAATTCAAATGTAATTGAAACCCCAATATGTAAAGAAAGCAAATCTTTAGCAGAATACATGTTGTATCTTCTAGTTATGTGCCCTTTCATGCTTCCTAATGGGATTGGGCAGATTAGATTTCAAGATACCTGTGCTGAGGCCGCCCAATTTTTTCAAGAAAAAAAGGACATATCAGATGAAAACAAAGCTTGCACTGCATTGCTTGAGGTGAACACTGATATTCTTCCATCTCAAGTGAAAGGAGATAGAAGCAAGTCAGTATTATTCGACGCAAGTACGCTTGCCAAGTCCTTACAATCCTTGGAGACGGAAGAGCAATGGACAAGTGAGAAGAAGTGGGAGATGATAAATCGCGTGTGGATAGAGATGCTTTCTTATGCTGCAAATCAGTGTGGATCAAACAACCATGCCAAGCAACTCACAGGAGGAGGGGAGCTGCTCACTCATGTCTGGCTATTGATGGCTCATCTGGGTATTACTGAACAATTTCAGATTTCTAAAGGCAATGCAAGGGTGAAGTTGGTTGTGAGTTGA
- the LOC131168860 gene encoding uncharacterized protein LOC131168860 isoform X3, translated as MVSLSIQMVLIVLGNRRKYIARDWLAIVLWLVYLSADWIVNVSLGVLSNMESTNKNGLPDPKYVIMSFWAPFLLLHLGGPDTITAYSMEDNELWIRQLLGLTVKFGGAFYVLLRSWMGSPFNFLALPMFIVAIIKCGERTWALQFASTDQFRKSMLHRPDPGHSYAKFMDNYASLIAEGYNVSLEPVIDEASIVLGQSCKAVENSIVPDAAILHDAAYCFKTFKRLFADLILSYQDLKSSRSLFHDEHMTWEKAFKVIEIELGFMYNLLYTKAIVIHDYRGSFLRTISLSSTIFALIAFFIIDKPSYSRNDKIITCVLLFAAIALQVYEMIVLLSSDLTLLWLSKHKNLLVDLIYKTICYIQSWLQPFYITPSVNKRWSNCIAKFNLIRICLDDKPIMFSGIFRFSCIYEMPEKRHFKVLDAVSPDLKKLVFEQLLVKSRNELDISISRQLCAQRGDQVLREMGCFDKIGWSVKAEFDQSILLWHIATDLCFYLDVNKNSNVIETPICKESKSLAEYMLYLLVMCPFMLPNGIGQIRFQDTCAEAAQFFQEKKDISDENKACTALLEVNTDILPSQVKGDRSKSVLFDASTLAKSLQSLETEEQWTSEKKWEMINRVWIEMLSYAANQCGSNNHAKQLTGGGELLTHVWLLMAHLGITEQFQISKGNARVKLVVS; from the coding sequence ATGGTCAGCCTCTCTATTCAGATGGTCTTAATTGTATTGGGAAACCGAAGAAAGTACATTGCCCGAGATTGGCTGGCAATTGTCCTTTGGCTTGTTTACCTGTCGGCAGATTGGATTGTAAATGTTTCACTTGGTGTTCTCTCCAATATGGAATCAACCAATAAAAACGGATTGCCGGATCCAAAGTATGTGATAATGTCATTTTGGGCACCATTTCTTCTTCTGCATCTTGGTGGTCCTGACACCATTACAGCCTATTCAATGGAAGATAATGAATTATGGATAAGGCAATTGCTTGGGCTAACTGTCAAGTTTGGGGGGGCATTTTATGTCTTACTTAGATCATGGATGGGAAGTCCATTTAACTTTCTAGCACTTCCAATGTTCATAGTTGCAATCATCAAGTGTGGGGAGAGGACTTGGGCTCTACAATTTGCAAGTACTGACCAGTTCAGGAAATCCATGCTTCATCGGCCTGATCCAGGACATAGCTATGCTAAATTCATGGATAATTACGCTTCACTAATAGCTGAGGGGTACAACGTATCACTGGAGCCAGTCATTGATGAAGCTTCCATTGTGCTTGGTCAATCTTGTAAAGCTGTAGAAAACAGCATTGTCCCTGACGCTGCAATCTTGCATGATGCTGCATATTGCTTTAAAACTTTCAAGAGGTTATTTGCCGATCTCATCCTCAGCTACCAGGACCTAAAGAGTAGCAGGTCCCTTTTCCATGATGAGCACATGACTTGGGAGAAAGCTTTCAAAGTGATAGAGATTGAGCTTGGATTCATGTACAATTTGCTTTATACCAAGGCAATTGTGATACATGATTATCGCGGCAGCTTTCTTCGTACTATCAGTTTATCTTCTACCATTTTTGCTCTCATAGCCTTTTTTATAATTGATAAGCCTTCTTATTCGAGAAATGACAAAATCATAACTTGTGTGCTACTGTTTGCTGCTATTGCTTTGCAAGTATATGAGATGATTGTTCTACTTTCCTCAgatttgacattactttggctaaGCAAGCACAAAAATCTGTTGGTGGATCTCATCTACAAGACCATCTGCTATATCCAGTCATGGTTGCAACCTTTTTATATTACGCCATCTGTGAACAAGAGATGGTCTAATTGCATTGCAAAATTCAATCTAATAAGAATTTGCCTCGATGATAAGCCAATCATGTTCAGTGGAATCTTCAGGTTCTCATGCATTTATGAGATGCCAGAGAAGCGGCACTTCAAAGTCTTGGATGCTGTCAGCCCCGATTTAAAAAAGCTGGTGTTTGAGCAACTTTTGGTGAAGTCTAGGAATGAACTGGACATAAGCATTTCTAGGCAATTATGTGCTCAAAGGGGTGATCAGGTACTCAGAGAAATGGGTTGTTTTGACAAGATTGGCTGGAGTGTCAAAGCAGAATTTGATCAGAGCATTCTTCTATGGCATATTGCCACGGATCTCTGCTTTTACTTGGATGTAAACAAAAATTCAAATGTAATTGAAACCCCAATATGTAAAGAAAGCAAATCTTTAGCAGAATACATGTTGTATCTTCTAGTTATGTGCCCTTTCATGCTTCCTAATGGGATTGGGCAGATTAGATTTCAAGATACCTGTGCTGAGGCCGCCCAATTTTTTCAAGAAAAAAAGGACATATCAGATGAAAACAAAGCTTGCACTGCATTGCTTGAGGTGAACACTGATATTCTTCCATCTCAAGTGAAAGGAGATAGAAGCAAGTCAGTATTATTCGACGCAAGTACGCTTGCCAAGTCCTTACAATCCTTGGAGACGGAAGAGCAATGGACAAGTGAGAAGAAGTGGGAGATGATAAATCGCGTGTGGATAGAGATGCTTTCTTATGCTGCAAATCAGTGTGGATCAAACAACCATGCCAAGCAACTCACAGGAGGAGGGGAGCTGCTCACTCATGTCTGGCTATTGATGGCTCATCTGGGTATTACTGAACAATTTCAGATTTCTAAAGGCAATGCAAGGGTGAAGTTGGTTGTGAGTTGA